From a region of the Rathayibacter sp. VKM Ac-2804 genome:
- a CDS encoding SLC13 family permease, with protein sequence MRTAVIGAVLLVLGAIAALTGVLPMDALGELVERTAPILAFVVAVTVVAELASEAGVFTVVAERAAIWGRGRTALLWLLVVAMAIVSTVFLSLDTTAVLLTPVVVLLAAHVRVSPLPFAMATVWLANCASLLLPVSNLTNLLAERRLGVDGPLAFAALTAAPALVAAVIPVLVLAIRYRRELAGRYRTGERTPVEDRVLLIGAGVVVALLLPALVSGLEVWIPAAVAALALVVLFAVRRPSALKVSLLPWQLVVFASGLFVVMEAAHQLGLGAALAVVAGDGSGVGDLLRLAGSGVVAANLVDNLPAYLALEPVAADPVRLVALLIGVNAGPLITPWASLATLLWHQRLTALGVTISWRQYALLGAVAVVPTVGGAVLALALAQG encoded by the coding sequence ATGCGCACGGCTGTGATCGGGGCGGTGCTCCTCGTGCTCGGCGCGATCGCCGCCCTCACCGGGGTCCTGCCGATGGACGCGCTCGGCGAGCTGGTCGAGCGCACGGCGCCGATCCTCGCCTTCGTGGTCGCCGTCACCGTGGTGGCGGAGCTGGCGTCCGAGGCCGGAGTCTTCACGGTCGTGGCCGAGCGGGCCGCGATCTGGGGCCGCGGGCGGACCGCTCTGCTCTGGCTCCTCGTGGTCGCGATGGCGATCGTCAGCACCGTCTTCCTCTCCCTCGACACCACCGCCGTGCTGCTCACGCCGGTCGTCGTGCTGCTCGCCGCGCACGTGCGGGTGTCGCCGCTGCCGTTCGCGATGGCGACCGTCTGGCTCGCCAACTGCGCCTCCCTGCTGCTCCCTGTGTCGAACCTCACCAACCTCCTGGCAGAGAGGCGGCTCGGCGTCGACGGGCCGCTCGCCTTCGCCGCGCTGACCGCCGCGCCCGCGCTCGTCGCGGCCGTGATCCCGGTGCTCGTGCTCGCGATCCGCTACCGCCGCGAGCTCGCCGGCCGCTACCGGACGGGGGAGCGGACCCCGGTCGAGGACCGCGTCCTGCTGATCGGCGCCGGCGTCGTCGTCGCGCTGCTGCTGCCCGCCCTCGTCTCCGGGCTCGAGGTGTGGATCCCCGCGGCCGTCGCGGCGCTCGCCCTCGTCGTGCTCTTCGCGGTGCGGCGGCCATCCGCGCTGAAGGTCTCGCTCCTGCCGTGGCAGTTGGTCGTCTTCGCGTCCGGTCTCTTCGTCGTGATGGAGGCTGCGCACCAGCTCGGCCTCGGAGCGGCGCTCGCCGTGGTCGCGGGCGACGGGAGCGGCGTGGGCGACCTGCTCCGGCTCGCGGGCTCCGGCGTCGTGGCCGCGAACCTCGTCGACAACCTGCCGGCCTACCTCGCGCTCGAGCCGGTCGCCGCCGATCCGGTGCGCCTCGTCGCCCTGCTGATCGGCGTGAACGCCGGGCCGCTGATCACCCCGTGGGCCTCGCTCGCCACGCTGCTCTGGCACCAGCGGCTGACCGCGCTCGGCGTGACGATCTCCTGGCGGCAGTACGCGCTGCTCGGCGCCGTCGCGGTGGTGCCGACGGTCGGCGGCGCGGTGCTGGCGCTCGCTCTCGCTCAGGGCTGA
- a CDS encoding PTS transporter subunit EIIC, with protein MTARPGSAPVSRRRPAVRGFAGLQRLGKSLMLPIAVLPAAGLLLRIGQPDLLGRIDVPVLGPFFTAMSAAGGALFENLPLLFAVGVAIGFTRKPDGSTALAAVVGHLVLAKVFTVLSPIVLAGRTTAAGDQAQIDYSVFGGIVVGLLTAVLFDRFHTVQLPASLGFFSGRRFVPIVVSLACLVVGFGLSWFYPVFESGLTGLGAFIGGTGALGAFVYGFANRMLIPLGLHHILNSYVWFLQGSYTNADGGVVTGELTRFAAGDPTAGALTSGFYPVLMFGLPAAALAMIHVSNRSQRAAAIGILGAAGLTAFLTGITEPLEFAFMFAAFPLYVVHAVLTGLSLAFADLLDVHLGFSFSAGLVDLLLYGTAPAAKNVGLLVVMGVVYSVVYYLLFRLVITRWNLRTPGREDVVSGVDEGDSAAVEAPEPTPVTNDPPESEAESLIAAFGGRGNLVHVDACITRLRVEVGDRSLVDQARLKALGAAGVLEVGENVQAVFGPRAEALKNDILDAL; from the coding sequence ATGACCGCCCGCCCCGGGAGCGCGCCCGTCTCGCGCCGTCGCCCGGCCGTCCGCGGCTTCGCCGGACTGCAGCGCCTCGGCAAGAGCCTGATGCTCCCGATCGCGGTCCTGCCCGCGGCGGGGCTCCTCCTCCGGATCGGGCAGCCGGACCTGCTCGGGCGGATCGACGTGCCCGTCCTGGGCCCGTTCTTCACGGCCATGAGCGCGGCGGGCGGCGCCCTCTTCGAGAACCTGCCGCTGCTGTTCGCCGTCGGCGTCGCCATCGGCTTCACCAGGAAGCCGGACGGCTCGACCGCGCTCGCGGCCGTCGTCGGCCACCTCGTGCTCGCGAAGGTCTTCACCGTCCTGTCGCCGATCGTCCTGGCGGGGCGGACGACGGCCGCCGGCGACCAGGCGCAGATCGACTACAGCGTCTTCGGCGGGATCGTGGTCGGTCTGCTCACGGCCGTGCTGTTCGACCGGTTCCACACCGTTCAGCTCCCCGCCTCCCTCGGTTTCTTCAGCGGCCGGCGGTTCGTCCCGATCGTCGTCTCGCTCGCGTGCCTCGTCGTCGGCTTCGGTCTCAGCTGGTTCTACCCGGTCTTCGAGTCCGGCCTCACCGGTCTCGGAGCCTTCATCGGCGGCACCGGGGCGCTCGGCGCCTTCGTCTACGGCTTCGCCAACCGGATGCTGATCCCCCTCGGGCTGCACCACATCCTCAACTCGTACGTCTGGTTCCTCCAGGGCTCGTACACGAACGCCGACGGCGGTGTCGTCACGGGGGAGCTGACCCGCTTCGCCGCGGGGGACCCGACGGCGGGCGCGCTCACGTCGGGCTTCTACCCGGTGCTCATGTTCGGACTCCCGGCGGCGGCGCTGGCGATGATCCACGTGTCGAACCGCTCGCAGCGCGCCGCCGCGATCGGCATCCTCGGTGCGGCCGGCCTGACCGCCTTCCTCACCGGCATCACGGAGCCGCTGGAGTTCGCGTTCATGTTCGCGGCGTTCCCGCTCTACGTCGTGCACGCCGTGCTGACCGGTCTGTCCCTCGCCTTCGCGGACCTCCTCGACGTCCACCTCGGCTTCTCGTTCTCCGCCGGGCTCGTCGACCTGCTTCTCTACGGCACGGCGCCCGCCGCGAAGAACGTCGGGCTGCTCGTGGTGATGGGAGTCGTGTACTCCGTCGTCTACTACCTGCTGTTCCGGCTCGTGATCACGAGGTGGAACCTGCGCACTCCCGGGCGCGAGGACGTCGTCTCCGGCGTGGACGAGGGCGATTCCGCCGCTGTCGAAGCGCCGGAGCCGACCCCCGTCACGAACGACCCGCCGGAGTCCGAGGCCGAGTCGCTCATCGCGGCCTTCGGCGGGCGCGGCAACCTCGTCCACGTCGACGCGTGCATCACGCGCCTGCGCGTCGAGGTCGGCGACCGCTCGCTGGTCGATCAGGCGCGGCTGAAGGCGCTCGGGGCGGCCGGTGTGCTCGAGGTGGGCGAGAACGTCCAGGCGGTCTTCGGACCCCGCGCGGAGGCGCTGAAGAACGACATCCTCGACGCGCTCTGA
- a CDS encoding PTS glucose transporter subunit IIA codes for MVVVLSPLAGRAVPLSAVPDPLFAAGVMGAGVAIEPPAEAVEVVSPVRGILLQVLPHAFVVVADGGRAVLVHLGIDTVRLKGVGFTILAAKGDRVEAGTPVLAYDVPAIVAAGLPPVVPVVVLECTADHVDVLAADGASVLAGDPLLSA; via the coding sequence GTGGTCGTCGTCCTGTCCCCACTCGCCGGGCGCGCCGTGCCCCTCTCGGCCGTCCCCGACCCGCTCTTCGCGGCCGGCGTGATGGGAGCGGGGGTCGCGATCGAGCCTCCTGCTGAGGCCGTCGAGGTGGTGTCCCCGGTCCGCGGGATCCTGCTCCAGGTCCTGCCGCACGCGTTCGTGGTCGTCGCGGACGGCGGTCGGGCGGTGCTCGTCCATCTCGGGATCGACACGGTGCGGCTGAAGGGCGTCGGATTCACGATCCTCGCCGCCAAGGGCGACCGTGTCGAGGCGGGGACTCCCGTCCTGGCCTACGACGTCCCCGCGATCGTCGCCGCGGGACTCCCGCCCGTCGTCCCCGTCGTCGTGCTGGAGTGCACGGCGGACCACGTCGACGTCCTCGCGGCGGACGGCGCGTCCGTCCTCGCCGGCGACCCTCTGCTCTCCGCATGA
- a CDS encoding glucose-6-phosphate dehydrogenase, protein MPQSVSTLLILGATGDLSARLLLPAVGQLLTREPDRRLHLVGAGQEDWTQEHWHQVVTTSFATETASGAGIEALVSGTRYQQVDVTDPEALAALLASCEGPVAIYFALPPAVAAKACDALAAHDLPEGTVLALEKPFGTDEESARDLNARVAALVPEDRVHRVDHFLGRATVMNLLGLRFANRILEPLWSAEHIESVAIVYDEQLGLEGRAGYYDGAGALIDMIQSHLLQVLAVVAMEPPSTLDAADLRDAKGIVLRATRLAGEDLTASSRRARYAAGSVDGRQLPAYADEKGVDPARKTETLAELTVEIDTWRWAGVPFTLRSGKALGERRREIVIRFKPVPHLPAGFHGTAEASVLRLFLAPDQMALELNINGPGDPYTLERASLEATFGAGELLAYGEVISGILDDDPSLSVRGDAAEECWRIVQPAIDAWRADDVPLDEYPAGSEGPESWPTV, encoded by the coding sequence ATGCCTCAGTCGGTCTCCACGCTGCTCATCCTCGGTGCGACGGGGGACCTGTCCGCCCGCCTCCTCCTGCCCGCTGTCGGTCAGCTCCTGACCCGCGAGCCCGATCGCCGCCTGCACCTCGTCGGCGCCGGTCAGGAGGACTGGACGCAGGAGCACTGGCACCAGGTGGTGACCACGTCGTTCGCGACCGAGACGGCCTCGGGCGCCGGCATCGAGGCCCTCGTGTCGGGGACCCGGTACCAGCAGGTGGACGTGACGGATCCGGAGGCGCTCGCCGCGCTGCTCGCGAGCTGCGAGGGCCCGGTCGCGATCTACTTCGCCCTGCCGCCCGCCGTCGCGGCGAAGGCCTGCGACGCGCTCGCCGCGCACGACCTGCCGGAGGGGACCGTGCTCGCGCTCGAGAAGCCCTTCGGCACCGACGAGGAGAGCGCCCGCGATCTGAACGCGCGCGTCGCCGCCCTCGTCCCCGAGGATCGCGTGCACCGCGTCGACCACTTCCTCGGCCGCGCGACGGTGATGAACCTGCTCGGGCTGCGCTTCGCGAACCGGATCCTCGAGCCGCTGTGGTCCGCGGAGCACATCGAGAGCGTCGCGATCGTCTACGACGAGCAGCTGGGCCTGGAGGGGCGGGCCGGCTACTACGACGGCGCCGGCGCGCTGATCGACATGATCCAGAGCCACCTGCTGCAGGTGCTCGCGGTCGTCGCGATGGAGCCGCCGTCGACGCTGGACGCGGCGGACCTGCGCGATGCCAAGGGCATCGTCCTGCGCGCGACGCGGCTGGCGGGCGAGGACCTGACCGCGAGCTCGCGGCGGGCGCGCTACGCCGCCGGCTCGGTCGACGGACGCCAGCTGCCGGCCTACGCGGACGAGAAGGGCGTCGACCCCGCGCGCAAGACCGAGACGCTGGCCGAGCTGACCGTCGAGATCGACACCTGGCGCTGGGCGGGAGTGCCGTTCACGCTGCGCTCGGGCAAGGCGCTGGGGGAGCGGCGGCGCGAGATCGTCATCCGCTTCAAGCCGGTGCCGCACCTGCCGGCCGGCTTCCACGGGACGGCGGAGGCGTCGGTGCTGCGGCTCTTCCTCGCGCCGGACCAGATGGCGCTCGAGCTGAACATCAACGGCCCCGGCGACCCCTACACGCTCGAGCGCGCATCGCTCGAGGCGACCTTCGGGGCGGGGGAGCTGCTGGCCTACGGCGAGGTCATCTCGGGGATCCTCGACGACGACCCGTCGCTGTCGGTCCGCGGCGACGCGGCCGAGGAGTGCTGGCGGATCGTCCAGCCGGCGATCGACGCCTGGCGCGCCGACGACGTGCCGCTGGACGAGTACCCGGCCGGCAGCGAGGGCCCGGAGAGCTGGCCGACCGTCTGA
- a CDS encoding glycoside hydrolase family 15 protein: MVSPIEDYAVLSDCRTAALVSRDGGIDWLCLPRFDSASIFGALLGGDDQGRWSLRPVDAEATVERHYLGDTLALVTTWTTATGVVEVTDIMPLRDDRAELVRRVRGVSGTVRMRQELRIRFDYARTLPWVRQEGTDEDPLLVAVAGPDAVVVRGVRLSATDHVHAAEFDTAPGETVDLSMAWFPSHQRAPKVLDVDKAIERTVRWWTEWAGAIRYDGPYREAVVRSLLTLRALTDDQTGGIVAAATTSLPEEFGGSRNWDYRYVWLRDASLTLEALLAHGFEKEAQKWRAWLLRAVAGAPEDVQIMYGLAGERDLAEREMPSLPGYDGASPVRIGNAAVDQYQADVIGEVMVALHEARAAGVDETEFSWPLQRALLGFVESNWQRPDNGIWEIRGEPRHFTHSRVMIWAALDRGVRAVREHGLDGPVETWERLRDTVRAEIEEQGFDAERGHYVQSYGSSEVDASLLVLPMVGFVAADDPRMLGTVAELERALMHDGLLHRYRTESSVDGLAGGEHPFLACSFWLVSQYAASGRLDDARTLMDRLVGLSNDVGLLSEEYDVENRRHAGNTPQALSHLALVQAADAIAAHR; encoded by the coding sequence ATGGTCTCCCCGATCGAGGACTACGCCGTCCTCTCCGACTGCCGCACCGCCGCTCTCGTCTCCCGCGACGGCGGCATCGACTGGCTCTGCCTCCCCCGCTTCGACTCCGCCTCGATCTTCGGCGCGCTCCTCGGCGGTGACGACCAGGGCCGCTGGTCGCTGCGGCCGGTGGACGCGGAGGCGACCGTCGAGCGGCACTACCTCGGCGACACCCTCGCGCTCGTCACCACCTGGACCACCGCGACCGGCGTCGTCGAGGTCACCGACATCATGCCGCTGCGCGACGACCGGGCCGAGCTCGTGCGCCGCGTCCGCGGCGTCTCCGGCACAGTGCGGATGCGGCAGGAGCTGCGGATCCGGTTCGACTACGCCCGCACGCTGCCGTGGGTGCGCCAGGAGGGGACGGACGAGGATCCGCTGCTCGTCGCCGTCGCCGGCCCGGACGCGGTCGTCGTCCGCGGCGTGCGCCTCTCGGCGACCGATCACGTGCACGCGGCCGAGTTCGACACGGCGCCCGGCGAGACGGTCGACCTGTCGATGGCCTGGTTCCCCTCGCACCAGCGCGCCCCGAAGGTGCTCGACGTCGACAAGGCGATCGAGCGCACCGTCCGCTGGTGGACGGAGTGGGCGGGCGCGATCCGCTACGACGGCCCCTACCGCGAGGCCGTGGTCCGCTCGCTGCTCACCCTCCGCGCCCTCACCGACGACCAGACCGGCGGCATCGTCGCCGCCGCGACCACGTCGCTCCCCGAGGAGTTCGGCGGCAGCCGCAACTGGGACTACCGCTACGTCTGGCTCCGTGACGCCTCCCTCACCCTCGAAGCCCTGCTCGCGCACGGCTTCGAGAAGGAGGCGCAGAAGTGGCGCGCCTGGCTGCTCCGCGCCGTCGCCGGAGCCCCCGAGGACGTCCAGATCATGTACGGCCTCGCCGGCGAGCGCGACCTGGCCGAGCGGGAGATGCCGAGCCTGCCCGGCTACGACGGCGCCTCGCCCGTCCGGATCGGCAACGCGGCCGTCGACCAGTACCAGGCCGACGTCATCGGCGAGGTGATGGTCGCCCTGCACGAGGCGCGCGCCGCCGGAGTGGACGAGACCGAGTTCTCCTGGCCGCTGCAGCGCGCGCTGCTCGGCTTCGTCGAGAGCAACTGGCAGCGGCCCGACAACGGCATCTGGGAGATCCGCGGCGAGCCGAGGCACTTCACCCACTCCCGGGTGATGATCTGGGCGGCGCTGGACCGCGGCGTCCGCGCGGTCCGCGAGCACGGCCTCGACGGTCCGGTCGAGACCTGGGAGCGGCTGCGCGACACCGTCCGCGCCGAGATCGAGGAGCAGGGCTTCGACGCCGAGCGAGGCCACTACGTGCAGTCCTACGGCTCCAGCGAGGTCGACGCCTCCCTGCTCGTCCTGCCGATGGTCGGCTTCGTCGCCGCCGACGACCCGCGGATGCTCGGCACGGTCGCCGAGCTCGAGCGGGCGCTGATGCACGACGGCCTGCTGCACCGCTACCGGACGGAGTCCTCGGTCGACGGCCTGGCCGGCGGCGAGCATCCGTTCCTCGCCTGCTCGTTCTGGCTGGTCAGCCAGTACGCCGCCTCCGGCCGCCTCGACGACGCCCGGACGCTGATGGACCGCCTCGTCGGGCTCAGCAACGACGTCGGGCTGCTCTCGGAGGAGTACGACGTCGAGAACCGCCGCCACGCGGGCAACACCCCGCAGGCGCTCTCGCACCTCGCGCTGGTCCAGGCCGCCGACGCGATCGCGGCGCACCGGTGA
- a CDS encoding alpha/beta hydrolase, whose translation MSARRAAPRRRRPLRIVLLSLGGLVAVAVLAFLTWSSIVMGPDAEALARVDADPAVAVERTDTAIVLTPTDDAGTALDGVGLVFVPGAKVDAAAYEATLAPLVEAGASVVITRPILNLAFFDLRSLESFTAQAGGVDEWLVGGHSLGGVKACQWGEDPEVAGLVLFGSYCANDLSASALPVLSVSGSEDGLSTPEKVAAASDQLPADARFVEIDGANHADFGWYGPQPGDGTATISHEEADARIAEALLAFASDQA comes from the coding sequence GTGAGCGCCCGGCGTGCCGCGCCGCGTCGGCGCCGCCCTCTCCGGATCGTCCTGCTGAGCCTGGGCGGGCTCGTCGCGGTCGCCGTCCTCGCCTTCCTGACCTGGTCCTCGATCGTGATGGGCCCGGACGCCGAGGCCCTCGCCCGTGTCGACGCGGATCCCGCGGTCGCCGTCGAGCGCACCGACACCGCGATCGTGCTGACGCCGACCGACGACGCCGGCACCGCCCTCGACGGGGTCGGGCTCGTCTTCGTCCCGGGTGCCAAGGTCGACGCCGCCGCCTACGAGGCGACCCTCGCGCCGCTCGTCGAGGCCGGCGCGAGCGTGGTGATCACCCGGCCGATCCTCAACCTGGCCTTCTTCGACCTCCGCTCGCTCGAGAGCTTCACCGCGCAGGCCGGCGGCGTCGACGAGTGGCTGGTCGGCGGCCACTCCCTCGGCGGCGTGAAGGCCTGCCAGTGGGGCGAGGACCCCGAGGTCGCGGGTCTCGTGCTCTTCGGCAGCTACTGCGCGAACGACCTCTCCGCGTCGGCGCTGCCGGTGCTGAGCGTGAGCGGCTCGGAGGACGGCCTGAGCACCCCGGAGAAAGTCGCGGCGGCGAGCGACCAGCTGCCCGCCGACGCGCGCTTCGTCGAGATCGACGGCGCCAACCACGCCGACTTCGGCTGGTACGGCCCGCAGCCGGGCGACGGCACCGCCACGATCAGCCACGAGGAGGCCGACGCGCGGATCGCCGAGGCGCTGCTCGCCTTCGCGTCCGACCAGGCCTGA
- a CDS encoding mechanosensitive ion channel domain-containing protein: MPEDALQEVGSIALAVLIAVVIAVVVTAVVALIIRSIGKRKTWARLLIRRVRIPFRVLLLTIAVWAALAATVSGDTWPGLVDRIFQIATIGAAAWLVGATFVFLEDLGAERYRTDTADNRRARRLRTQMTIIRRVAVAAVVVIAIGASLLTFPEARTAGASLLASAGVLSIVAGLAAQSSLTNIFAGMQLAFSDAIRLDDVVIVENEWGRIEEITLTYVVVHLWDDRRLVLPTNYFTTQPFQNWTRTGSELLGAVELDLDWRVRPEEMRTELHRILEETELWDHRVGVLQVTDAVGGYVRIRVLVTAKDAPTLFDLRCYVRERLVTWLHESDPIALPRQRVEMQHEEAGTAPVPRSRTRSAPDNLFSGDQQSNERGALFTGLIDLRETPDRDGRPRD, encoded by the coding sequence GTGCCCGAAGACGCCCTGCAAGAAGTCGGCTCCATCGCCCTCGCCGTCCTGATCGCCGTCGTGATCGCCGTCGTCGTGACCGCGGTCGTGGCCCTGATCATCCGCTCGATCGGCAAGCGCAAGACCTGGGCGCGGCTGCTGATCCGCCGGGTGCGCATCCCGTTCCGCGTGCTGCTGCTCACCATCGCCGTCTGGGCCGCGCTCGCCGCGACCGTCTCCGGCGACACCTGGCCGGGGCTCGTCGACCGGATCTTCCAGATCGCCACGATCGGCGCCGCCGCCTGGCTGGTCGGCGCGACCTTCGTCTTCCTCGAGGACCTCGGCGCGGAGCGCTACCGCACCGACACCGCCGACAACCGGCGGGCGCGGCGCCTGCGCACGCAGATGACGATCATCCGGCGCGTGGCCGTCGCAGCCGTCGTCGTGATCGCGATCGGCGCCTCGCTGCTGACCTTCCCCGAGGCGCGGACCGCCGGGGCGTCCCTGCTCGCCTCCGCCGGTGTGCTCTCGATCGTCGCCGGTCTCGCGGCGCAGTCGAGCCTGACCAACATCTTCGCGGGGATGCAGCTCGCCTTCAGCGACGCGATCCGCCTGGACGACGTGGTCATCGTCGAGAACGAGTGGGGGCGGATCGAGGAGATCACGCTGACCTACGTGGTCGTGCACCTCTGGGACGACCGCCGCCTGGTGCTGCCGACCAACTACTTCACGACGCAGCCGTTCCAGAACTGGACCCGCACCGGCTCCGAGCTGCTCGGCGCCGTCGAGCTCGACCTCGACTGGCGCGTGCGCCCCGAGGAGATGCGCACCGAGCTGCACCGCATCCTCGAGGAGACCGAGCTCTGGGATCACCGGGTGGGCGTCCTGCAGGTGACCGACGCGGTCGGCGGCTACGTCCGCATCCGCGTGCTCGTCACCGCGAAGGACGCGCCGACGCTGTTCGACCTGCGCTGCTACGTCCGTGAGCGGCTGGTCACCTGGCTGCACGAGAGCGACCCGATCGCCCTGCCGCGCCAGCGCGTCGAGATGCAGCACGAGGAGGCGGGCACCGCGCCCGTACCGCGCAGCCGCACCCGCTCGGCGCCGGACAACCTGTTCTCGGGCGACCAGCAGTCGAACGAGCGCGGCGCGCTCTTCACCGGCCTGATCGACCTGCGCGAGACGCCCGACCGCGACGGCCGCCCGCGCGACTGA
- a CDS encoding inositol monophosphatase family protein translates to MTLDDDLRLALRLADAADAISRERFLALDLVVDTKPDSTPVSDADRAVEEAIRAILAAERPDDAILGEEFGTSGDAARQWILDPIDGTAHFVRGVPIWATLIALAIDGVPVVGVVSAPALGKRWWASKGSGAWVDESRAPLGSLDLPDGLRGVLVAPAAEEPRRLQVSRVASLADATFSFNSIQQWDGAGRLEQLLELARTVWRDRAYGDAWPYMLVAEGLIDGAGEFDVKPYDLAALVPIVQEAGGRFTSADGEDGPWHGSAVATNGHLHDEVLAIAARR, encoded by the coding sequence GTGACCCTCGACGACGACCTCCGCCTCGCCCTCCGCCTCGCCGACGCCGCCGACGCGATCTCGCGCGAGCGCTTCCTCGCGCTCGACCTCGTCGTGGACACCAAGCCCGACAGCACGCCCGTCTCGGACGCCGATCGGGCCGTCGAGGAGGCGATCCGCGCGATCCTCGCCGCCGAGCGCCCCGACGACGCGATCCTCGGCGAGGAGTTCGGCACCTCCGGCGACGCCGCTCGGCAGTGGATCCTCGACCCGATCGACGGGACGGCGCACTTCGTCCGCGGCGTCCCGATCTGGGCGACGCTGATCGCTCTCGCGATCGACGGCGTCCCGGTGGTCGGCGTCGTCTCGGCCCCCGCCCTCGGCAAGCGCTGGTGGGCCTCGAAGGGCTCCGGCGCCTGGGTCGACGAGAGCCGGGCTCCCCTGGGCAGCCTCGACCTGCCGGACGGCCTGCGCGGCGTGCTGGTCGCCCCCGCCGCGGAGGAGCCGCGCCGCCTGCAGGTCTCGCGCGTCGCCTCCCTCGCCGACGCCACCTTCAGCTTCAACAGCATCCAGCAGTGGGACGGCGCCGGCCGGCTCGAGCAGCTGCTGGAGCTCGCCCGCACGGTCTGGCGCGACCGGGCCTACGGCGACGCCTGGCCCTACATGCTCGTCGCCGAGGGCCTCATCGACGGCGCCGGCGAGTTCGACGTGAAGCCCTACGACCTCGCCGCCCTGGTGCCGATCGTGCAGGAGGCGGGCGGCCGCTTCACCTCGGCCGACGGCGAGGACGGCCCCTGGCACGGGAGCGCCGTCGCGACGAACGGCCACCTGCACGACGAGGTCCTCGCGATCGCCGCCCGCCGATGA
- a CDS encoding septum formation family protein: protein MSRRRSALLAAVLLAASLPLAACSSVVGSGGPDAVRDETGAVVTAGTVDPFSIAKGDCLQEPDDDRVADVEAVPCAESHDLEVFHVFAQPGDDYTSRNTLLAQADAGCEPEFGAVMSIAYGDSALEYRSFVPSEVSWRHGDRAILCAVFDPATGASTGSLFGAAR from the coding sequence ATGAGCCGGCGCCGCTCGGCTCTCCTCGCCGCGGTGCTCCTCGCGGCCTCCCTGCCGCTCGCGGCGTGCTCCTCGGTCGTCGGCTCCGGCGGACCCGACGCGGTGCGCGACGAGACGGGAGCGGTCGTGACCGCGGGCACGGTCGACCCCTTCTCGATCGCCAAGGGCGACTGCCTCCAGGAGCCGGACGACGACCGCGTCGCCGACGTCGAGGCCGTCCCCTGCGCCGAATCGCACGATCTCGAGGTCTTCCACGTCTTCGCGCAGCCCGGCGACGACTACACGAGCCGCAACACCCTGCTCGCCCAGGCGGACGCGGGGTGCGAGCCCGAGTTCGGGGCCGTGATGAGCATCGCCTACGGCGACTCCGCCCTCGAGTACCGCAGCTTCGTGCCGTCCGAGGTCAGCTGGCGGCACGGCGACCGCGCGATCCTCTGCGCCGTCTTCGACCCGGCGACCGGAGCGAGCACCGGCAGCCTCTTCGGTGCCGCGCGCTGA